The sequence below is a genomic window from Salinispira pacifica.
AGGAAGTTCAGTTTCAGTTCGGGAAAAGTTGAAGTCCTTGGCGGCTACAGCAACGCCATATTCCTGGGCGTCACCGCGGTTATCATGACCGTCGAATCGGTTGAACGGCTGATATCCCCCGAAGTGGTGGATTTCAGCCAGGCTCTGCTGGTCGCCGTCATCGGACTGGTAATAAATATCGCAAGCGCACTGATTCTCTCTCCGCCCTGGAAGGGACACAATCACCGGCACCACGGGGAACACAGAGACCGGGATACAACCGATTCCAGGGACGATGAACATGACCATAATCTGAAAGCTGCATATCTTCATGTGGTAACCGATGCCCTCACCTCTGTACTGGCGATTTTTGCGCTTCTCAGCGGAAAAGTCTTTTCGGTTACCTGGCCGGATGCCGCCGTGGCGATCCTGGCCGCAGCGGTAATTCTGAAATGGGCGTACGGACTTCTGGTCTCAAGCGGAAAGATTCTGGTGGATTATTATGATAGCGAAAAGGAACTGAAGGAAGTTCGGGAGCTTTTGAAATCCCGG
It includes:
- the dmeF gene encoding CDF family Co(II)/Ni(II) efflux transporter DmeF → MKSKAASDNMKRTAIVVAITLTTMFAEIFFGMVTGSMSLLADGIHMGTHGLALGVTLIAYVISGKHRYNRKFSFSSGKVEVLGGYSNAIFLGVTAVIMTVESVERLISPEVVDFSQALLVAVIGLVINIASALILSPPWKGHNHRHHGEHRDRDTTDSRDDEHDHNLKAAYLHVVTDALTSVLAIFALLSGKVFSVTWPDAAVAILAAAVILKWAYGLLVSSGKILVDYYDSEKELKEVRELLKSRNRELQDFHLWRTSASEKAMVISVIPSPREELSSRAELTEEVRRDIARKFSLQHLTVELSREYQP